A region from the Bosea sp. RAC05 genome encodes:
- a CDS encoding RAMP superfamily CRISPR-associated protein encodes MNIEIVGTITAVQPLSITQMDSRTPGVPMMPFVVGGEIVQQIYIPSTSLRGMLRTAAVKNVIDAISDGPKLPFDRNTYYWNRIGGVKGTDKDLRGTDVLIAGEMMKKNPVIALFGAGEVFVRGKVAVGEARQSSDLRARDLNFTRVGQRRDDLMSDPELFARISDQDASDHEAYTTTKKDVSANKRQLAEMQMKIKALKKREASLTTEERADLADLEEKKTGIDAQIRESQAGGIYKNAINMPHSNQVIAAGTVFDHWIRATSVDQLQLGCLLDALRRFSIDCRVGGLENRGCGEILADYAVRMHDGKTFDENDNPAYVDVGRLTLARGAFAIEPVGDVLTSARKVWKDAKANKLAGFDFAAPKRAA; translated from the coding sequence ATGAACATTGAGATCGTCGGCACCATCACCGCCGTCCAGCCTCTTTCGATCACCCAGATGGATTCTCGCACGCCGGGCGTTCCCATGATGCCATTCGTGGTCGGCGGTGAAATCGTGCAGCAGATCTACATCCCCTCCACGTCGTTGCGCGGGATGCTGCGGACGGCCGCAGTGAAAAACGTGATAGACGCGATTTCGGATGGACCGAAACTGCCTTTTGATCGGAACACTTACTACTGGAACCGCATCGGCGGCGTGAAGGGCACCGACAAGGACTTGCGCGGCACCGACGTCCTCATCGCCGGCGAGATGATGAAGAAAAATCCTGTCATTGCACTGTTCGGCGCCGGCGAGGTTTTCGTTCGCGGCAAAGTCGCTGTCGGTGAGGCGCGCCAGTCCTCGGACTTACGGGCCCGCGATCTCAACTTCACTCGCGTCGGCCAGCGTCGGGACGACCTGATGTCCGACCCCGAGCTGTTCGCGAGGATCAGCGATCAGGATGCCAGTGATCATGAGGCATACACAACAACCAAGAAGGACGTCTCGGCCAACAAGCGCCAACTCGCCGAGATGCAAATGAAAATCAAGGCCCTCAAGAAGCGCGAGGCCTCTCTCACGACTGAAGAACGCGCAGATCTGGCAGACCTTGAGGAGAAAAAGACCGGCATCGATGCCCAGATCAGGGAATCTCAGGCTGGCGGCATCTACAAGAACGCGATCAACATGCCCCATTCGAACCAGGTCATCGCCGCCGGGACAGTGTTCGATCACTGGATCAGAGCGACATCGGTCGACCAGCTGCAACTCGGCTGCCTGCTTGATGCCCTTCGCAGGTTCAGCATCGACTGCAGGGTCGGTGGATTGGAGAACCGCGGCTGCGGCGAGATTCTGGCGGACTATGCCGTGCGCATGCATGACGGCAAGACCTTCGACGAGAACGACAACCCTGCCTATGTCGATGTCGGGCGTCTTACGCTCGCCCGCGGCGCTTTTGCCATAGAGCCAGTCGGTGATGTGCTGACGTCGGCCCGTAAGGTCTGGAAGGATGCCAAAGCGAACAAGCTCGCGGGCTTCGATTTCGCGGCCCCGAAGCGGGCGGCCTGA
- a CDS encoding ATP-dependent DNA helicase, whose product MAKVPHLDLASWRADAPGIIRAVFADGGSLSQVMPGYAAQPEQSRMAQNCAATIVAGKAEAASISFQQASTGIGKGIAYGVPLALHAVLTGGRVMVATHTINLQRQWTGKDGRIVADVVDKLTGIRPIVALRRSQRSFVSCSRTQKYAEMLRAQASVPGVESPGLLLMQAAALDELANYVQDVMDVAARSKARCDEAVDDFEGLIDTFADAYPDQWALLASLQTDRICINPQSSKSERLLYERYAARSRLANVLVTTHAAAVIDLKIGSILDGISAKFEGIVFDEADRLPDVAKSIIASTNSIGAIGSDIAAVLQAAAADEVPLEIRKKIAESAIDLHTKIDQLFDHLRVQDKELKDRVQLEVQKSDPVSVILSDVSVGLQALSAAISRGKFPIFHDVVEGLEQQVYHIDNFLQEVGLEKSQRYSRPVVSFSPVRSQPSISLIPRSHKMLVSRLWTGTRSRAKSIIFTSATLTAPGKPPERAFDDMIEMVGLDRRRELIRTDLSGVYAPETFGTMTFMLAHPSAPVPERSLEDEPPSIAYTAHAVGMAAATRTTGGNANVLVLVKSHEAGIKIADKLDRVLPSEVRARKPGEKLSDLVDWFKAERGRILVTAGAWEGLDIPGWIDHLVIHRLPFEPPSGRFAQYDEGTSLAVTSMMRLLRQGIGRGIRRASDKVCVWICDPRFGMPGDLAAEKWLAVHPKAHPSYLACVEHRFQPALAKAGIIPIPHSGKREQAAKGKALA is encoded by the coding sequence ATGGCCAAAGTGCCCCACCTCGACCTCGCATCATGGCGAGCGGACGCGCCGGGCATCATTCGAGCTGTCTTCGCCGATGGCGGGTCCCTATCGCAAGTCATGCCTGGCTACGCCGCGCAGCCCGAACAGAGCCGCATGGCTCAAAACTGCGCCGCGACCATTGTTGCGGGCAAGGCAGAGGCAGCCAGCATCTCCTTCCAGCAGGCATCGACCGGGATCGGCAAGGGAATCGCCTACGGTGTGCCGCTTGCCCTGCATGCTGTCCTGACAGGCGGGCGGGTGATGGTGGCCACCCACACGATCAATCTGCAGCGTCAATGGACTGGCAAGGACGGCCGAATCGTCGCTGATGTCGTGGACAAGCTGACCGGAATTCGCCCGATCGTTGCTCTGCGGCGGTCACAACGGTCGTTCGTCTCCTGCAGCAGAACGCAGAAGTATGCTGAGATGCTGCGTGCCCAAGCGTCGGTGCCCGGTGTTGAATCCCCTGGCCTGCTGCTGATGCAGGCGGCCGCGCTAGACGAACTGGCGAATTACGTCCAGGACGTGATGGATGTCGCCGCCAGGAGCAAGGCTAGGTGCGATGAGGCTGTCGACGATTTCGAAGGTCTTATCGACACTTTTGCCGACGCTTATCCGGACCAGTGGGCACTACTCGCCAGCCTTCAGACGGATCGCATCTGCATCAATCCGCAGTCATCGAAGTCCGAACGCCTTCTCTACGAGAGATATGCTGCGCGCTCCAGGCTCGCGAATGTGCTCGTAACCACCCATGCCGCAGCTGTCATCGACCTCAAGATCGGGAGTATCCTCGACGGAATAAGTGCGAAGTTCGAAGGTATCGTTTTCGACGAGGCCGATCGGTTGCCCGATGTGGCAAAATCGATAATCGCTTCCACCAACTCGATCGGCGCTATCGGGTCGGACATTGCTGCCGTACTTCAGGCAGCGGCAGCAGACGAGGTTCCGCTGGAGATCCGCAAAAAGATCGCAGAGAGCGCAATCGATCTTCATACGAAAATCGATCAGCTGTTCGATCACTTGCGCGTGCAGGACAAAGAACTGAAGGACCGAGTTCAGCTTGAGGTCCAGAAGTCGGACCCCGTCTCGGTTATTCTGAGCGACGTTTCCGTCGGCCTGCAGGCTCTTTCGGCAGCCATCAGCAGGGGCAAGTTTCCGATCTTCCACGATGTGGTCGAGGGCCTGGAGCAGCAGGTCTACCACATTGACAATTTCCTCCAGGAAGTCGGTCTGGAGAAAAGCCAGCGCTACAGCCGGCCCGTCGTCTCATTCTCCCCGGTTCGAAGCCAGCCGTCGATTTCGCTGATCCCGCGATCGCACAAGATGCTGGTCTCTCGCCTGTGGACGGGGACCAGATCCCGCGCCAAGTCGATCATTTTTACCAGTGCGACGCTTACAGCTCCGGGAAAGCCGCCGGAGCGCGCATTCGACGACATGATCGAGATGGTCGGCCTTGACCGGCGCCGAGAACTTATCCGCACGGACCTAAGCGGCGTTTACGCGCCGGAAACGTTCGGGACGATGACATTTATGCTCGCTCATCCATCTGCGCCTGTTCCCGAGCGTAGCCTCGAGGATGAGCCGCCCTCCATCGCCTACACTGCGCATGCAGTAGGAATGGCAGCTGCAACGCGAACGACAGGCGGGAATGCGAATGTCCTTGTGCTGGTGAAGAGTCACGAAGCCGGTATCAAGATCGCAGACAAACTCGATAGGGTGCTTCCGAGCGAGGTTCGTGCGAGAAAACCAGGCGAAAAGCTCAGCGACTTGGTCGACTGGTTCAAGGCTGAGCGAGGCAGAATTCTGGTCACCGCAGGCGCGTGGGAAGGCCTCGATATCCCAGGCTGGATCGACCATCTCGTAATCCATCGGCTGCCCTTCGAGCCGCCAAGCGGCCGCTTCGCCCAATACGACGAAGGCACGTCGTTGGCCGTCACCAGCATGATGCGCCTACTTCGCCAAGGTATCGGCCGGGGCATTCGCAGGGCGTCGGACAAGGTCTGCGTCTGGATCTGTGACCCCAGGTTCGGGATGCCGGGCGATCTTGCTGCCGAGAAGTGGCTGGCAGTTCATCCGAAAGCCCATCCATCCTACCTCGCCTGTGTGGAACATCGTTTCCAGCCAGCTTTGGCGAAGGCAGGGATCATCCCGATCCCTCATTCTGGGAAGAGAGAGCAAGCCGCCAAGGGTAAAGCGCTCGCATGA
- a CDS encoding class I SAM-dependent methyltransferase yields the protein MSARSALRALKRAVYRAIGYDDRNWLRVRQIEAFERFIASSDIKRAVEISPGWSARWSDLLAGRYEALHFPEFDICKDRRDARADLVIADQVLEHVPRPLDALRNIHAMLEPGGHALIATPFLFRVHARPFDFSRWTKDGLAELLVEAGFDRDDVQTFAWGNKACVKAHLGGPVRDYGLWRDMRNDPEYPIMVWAIARR from the coding sequence ATGAGCGCCCGATCCGCACTCCGTGCGCTCAAGCGCGCTGTGTATCGAGCAATCGGCTACGACGATCGTAACTGGCTGCGCGTGCGTCAGATCGAGGCGTTCGAACGCTTCATCGCATCGAGCGACATCAAGCGAGCCGTCGAGATCTCACCAGGCTGGAGCGCGCGCTGGTCCGATCTTCTCGCGGGACGATACGAGGCCCTGCATTTCCCCGAGTTCGACATCTGCAAGGATCGTCGCGATGCTCGGGCAGATCTCGTCATTGCCGACCAGGTGCTCGAACATGTGCCGCGGCCTCTCGATGCGCTTCGCAACATCCATGCGATGCTGGAGCCTGGCGGGCATGCGCTGATCGCGACGCCCTTCCTGTTTCGAGTTCACGCCCGGCCATTCGATTTTTCGCGCTGGACGAAGGATGGGCTGGCCGAGCTGCTCGTCGAAGCAGGATTTGATCGCGATGACGTGCAGACCTTCGCGTGGGGAAACAAAGCGTGCGTTAAAGCGCACCTCGGCGGTCCTGTTCGCGATTACGGCCTGTGGCGCGACATGAGAAACGATCCCGAGTACCCGATCATGGTCTGGGCTATCGCGAGGCGGTGA
- a CDS encoding lipopolysaccharide biosynthesis protein: MTDSSTPSHTFKANEVAGRAAAARSVLVLGISQVLRILIGMAGIVLISRLLAPDDYGLFAMALPVLGLAALFQDLGISQVTIREAEMDHERSSTLFWLAIASGAAASLLVFVCAWPIASFFGRQELAGILQACSILPLIGSLQAQHSALLTRQMRFRHLAVIEVAGPLLGFITALACALMWRSYWALVASAIAGSVVAVVGTWLACQWVPGRPKLNGIRNLVRFGAGVSVFNVLNFVTRNADNVIIGRFLGVGALGLYDRAYRLLMMPIQQVNAPIGRVMVPALSRLAAQPERYRSAYLEAAALVMMVTQPAILTATILASPLILVALGPQWSGVAPIFAWLGLCSLHQVFTSTIGWLLLSQGRGGDLVRVSGFSAVTAIAAFAAGLPWGAVGVAAAYSITDWVIRLPVLWWLAGRSGPVSARDLAAGFLPHGVACSVTAALLVGVDHFMPLRSLWELAVAGFAMQVSYVAIMLLFPSRRVLIARYVEVVIKRLQPARPFTASR; this comes from the coding sequence GTGACCGATTCATCAACCCCGTCCCATACCTTCAAGGCCAATGAAGTCGCCGGGCGCGCGGCGGCTGCCCGCAGCGTTCTCGTGCTCGGCATCTCGCAGGTCTTGAGGATCCTCATCGGGATGGCGGGGATTGTCCTCATCTCACGACTTCTTGCCCCCGATGACTATGGTCTCTTCGCGATGGCTCTGCCGGTTCTGGGGCTGGCCGCGCTGTTCCAGGATCTCGGCATATCTCAGGTGACGATCCGTGAGGCGGAGATGGATCACGAGCGATCGTCGACGCTCTTCTGGTTAGCGATTGCGTCTGGAGCTGCCGCCAGCCTTCTCGTTTTTGTCTGTGCCTGGCCGATCGCCTCGTTCTTTGGACGCCAAGAGCTCGCCGGCATTCTGCAGGCGTGCTCCATCTTGCCCTTGATTGGCTCGCTCCAGGCTCAGCACAGCGCCCTTCTAACGCGCCAGATGCGCTTTCGGCATCTTGCTGTCATCGAAGTCGCGGGACCGCTGCTGGGCTTCATCACAGCTTTGGCCTGCGCATTGATGTGGCGCAGCTACTGGGCTTTGGTCGCGTCGGCGATTGCAGGCTCCGTGGTAGCCGTAGTCGGAACATGGCTGGCCTGTCAGTGGGTGCCCGGTCGGCCAAAGCTGAATGGGATCCGCAATCTCGTTAGGTTCGGCGCCGGCGTGTCGGTGTTCAATGTCCTGAATTTCGTCACGCGCAATGCCGACAACGTCATCATCGGACGCTTTCTCGGCGTCGGGGCATTGGGCCTTTACGATCGAGCGTACCGTTTGCTGATGATGCCGATCCAGCAGGTCAACGCTCCCATCGGCCGGGTCATGGTCCCTGCCCTGTCGCGGCTTGCCGCACAGCCGGAACGCTATCGATCAGCCTACCTGGAGGCCGCTGCATTGGTGATGATGGTCACCCAGCCAGCCATCCTGACGGCGACGATCCTGGCTTCACCTCTGATCCTTGTCGCGCTTGGGCCGCAATGGTCCGGCGTCGCTCCCATCTTCGCCTGGCTCGGGCTTTGCTCGCTTCACCAGGTCTTCACCAGCACGATCGGCTGGCTGCTGTTGAGCCAGGGTCGAGGCGGCGATCTCGTCAGGGTGTCGGGCTTCTCTGCGGTCACTGCGATCGCGGCATTCGCTGCCGGCCTGCCCTGGGGGGCAGTCGGGGTTGCGGCGGCGTACTCGATCACCGATTGGGTTATCCGGCTACCCGTGCTCTGGTGGCTCGCCGGGCGCAGCGGGCCTGTGTCCGCCCGCGACCTTGCTGCAGGCTTCCTGCCCCATGGCGTCGCCTGCAGCGTTACGGCAGCCCTGCTTGTCGGGGTCGACCACTTCATGCCGCTCCGGAGCCTCTGGGAGCTCGCCGTGGCGGGTTTCGCCATGCAGGTGAGCTATGTGGCGATCATGCTGCTGTTCCCCTCCAGGCGGGTTTTGATCGCACGCTACGTGGAGGTGGTCATCAAGCGGCTTCAGCCTGCGAGGCCGTTCACCGCCTCGCGATAG
- a CDS encoding phosphoribosyltransferase family protein has product MNYRSVSDLSLLIARNMDRLPRDIDVVVGIPRSGLMVASLIALATNRPMADVAGFCEGRLLASGHTRRHAGLDVEAGVVRRILLIDDSIDTGTSLTQAQRAIAAARPAVEVVTLVAFATTRSAPVDISLEVVPHPRAFEWNIMHHPILERACVDIDGVVCVDPTEDENDDGLRYAQFLDHAKALHLPTRRVGAFVTNRLEKYRPHTERWLEQAGLSYGHLIMLDLPNKAARIRSGSHALHKATFYRQSAFELFVESDVRQASEIARLSGKPVYCLEDRSVHTPGSFTAPAISNRSGQIARSLIWITKSAGKKVVGDRVYGTFKRLAGRA; this is encoded by the coding sequence ATGAACTACCGCTCGGTTTCAGATCTCAGCCTCCTGATTGCCAGGAACATGGATCGATTGCCCCGTGACATCGATGTCGTCGTGGGCATCCCGCGTAGTGGTCTGATGGTCGCATCGTTGATCGCGCTCGCCACGAACCGCCCGATGGCCGACGTCGCAGGATTTTGCGAGGGACGTCTCCTGGCCTCAGGGCACACCCGTCGACATGCAGGTCTCGATGTCGAGGCAGGCGTTGTCAGGCGGATCCTGCTCATCGACGACAGCATCGACACCGGCACGTCTCTCACGCAGGCACAGCGGGCGATTGCTGCAGCACGGCCGGCGGTTGAAGTGGTGACGCTCGTCGCCTTTGCAACTACCCGGAGTGCTCCCGTCGACATCTCGCTTGAAGTCGTTCCCCACCCGCGCGCATTCGAGTGGAACATCATGCATCACCCTATCCTTGAAAGGGCCTGCGTGGATATTGATGGCGTCGTCTGTGTCGATCCGACCGAAGACGAAAACGATGATGGACTGCGCTATGCCCAGTTTCTCGATCACGCCAAGGCGCTTCACCTGCCCACGCGTCGGGTCGGAGCCTTCGTGACCAATCGCCTCGAAAAGTACAGGCCTCATACCGAGCGGTGGCTCGAACAGGCTGGGCTCAGCTACGGTCACCTGATCATGCTCGACCTGCCAAACAAGGCAGCTCGTATTCGGAGCGGCTCGCATGCGCTCCACAAGGCGACATTCTACCGGCAGTCAGCGTTCGAGCTGTTCGTCGAGAGCGACGTTCGGCAGGCATCCGAGATCGCCCGGTTGTCAGGAAAGCCCGTGTATTGTCTGGAGGACCGAAGCGTTCATACGCCAGGCAGCTTTACTGCGCCGGCAATTTCGAACCGTTCTGGGCAGATCGCTCGAAGCTTGATCTGGATCACCAAAAGTGCGGGCAAGAAGGTGGTCGGCGACAGGGTCTACGGAACCTTCAAGCGTCTCGCTGGGCGTGCATGA
- a CDS encoding glycosyltransferase family 2 protein, producing MKLSVVIPTHNRRDQVIAAVESALNQTHAVDEVIVVDDCSADDTIEHVNASFRSDARVRILASPVNGGACVARNNGIEAAQGDWIAFLDSDDLWDAEKIEVQLDELGRNAEAIACFCGMTAYRDGETLYELIPPAPFQESDLWIKNTLGSTSNAIVRADVLKSIGGFDPALPSCQDWDLFLRIAATGPISTVTRSLVRYSEGNHVRISNSQSKVLAGHKAIFARILPRISDPERRSDVAAEHALFPAELAFHVEGRRIIGLMKGLRAVVITPRAVALKRFLQLVAAAAWQIKSSTLSPIKRLMHAQRDA from the coding sequence ATGAAGCTTTCCGTCGTCATTCCGACCCACAACCGTCGCGACCAGGTCATTGCAGCGGTCGAGAGTGCTCTGAATCAAACCCATGCCGTCGACGAGGTCATTGTCGTCGACGACTGTTCGGCCGACGACACCATCGAGCACGTCAACGCATCGTTCCGGAGCGATGCCCGGGTTCGCATTCTCGCCTCACCAGTCAACGGCGGAGCCTGCGTGGCGCGCAACAACGGGATCGAGGCAGCTCAAGGAGACTGGATTGCGTTCCTTGACTCGGACGACCTCTGGGATGCCGAAAAGATCGAGGTTCAGCTCGACGAGCTAGGGCGCAACGCTGAAGCGATCGCATGTTTTTGCGGGATGACAGCCTATCGTGATGGCGAGACCCTTTACGAGCTCATCCCGCCCGCACCATTCCAGGAAAGCGACCTCTGGATCAAAAACACTCTGGGTTCGACATCAAACGCGATTGTCCGGGCGGATGTGCTCAAGTCGATAGGCGGCTTCGATCCGGCACTGCCTTCTTGCCAGGATTGGGATCTTTTCCTGAGGATCGCAGCCACGGGCCCGATCTCGACAGTCACGCGATCGCTCGTCCGATACAGTGAGGGCAATCACGTTCGCATCTCGAACTCCCAGTCGAAAGTCCTGGCGGGCCACAAGGCGATCTTCGCCCGGATCCTGCCGCGTATTTCTGACCCAGAGCGGCGCTCAGACGTTGCGGCTGAACATGCTCTCTTTCCGGCTGAGCTCGCTTTCCATGTCGAAGGACGGCGGATAATCGGCTTGATGAAGGGTCTCCGCGCCGTCGTTATCACTCCTCGTGCAGTGGCATTGAAGCGGTTTCTTCAACTGGTCGCGGCAGCTGCATGGCAGATCAAGTCGTCGACGCTTTCACCCATCAAACGCCTCATGCACGCCCAGCGAGACGCTTGA
- a CDS encoding glycosyltransferase — protein MTSPDQSLSIAICTRNRPASVALTLSHIWRQARHLGTGVEVILVDDGEIEDATVEAWAMDAVVAGATLRYLRKSPDMRGLYESRKLAVLEASSEIVLFLDDDVTIGRNYLSRVLNTFADNPDIAGVGGVDQLSLPAGQGGLGEAFARLFLMSSGDPGKLSASGMNYSQAMWRLQADAFASEFLHGCNMAFRRSALLRLPDMSWLTGHSPCEDLVLSYEASRWGKLVVDPNLRVYHLAIEGGRGNMRERLKARVGNAARFQIHRKGRLGLPFIWSACGMLAKDLAKAIKDTRSPFVGIRDVLFGYAGAIR, from the coding sequence ATGACGTCTCCCGACCAGTCCCTGTCCATCGCTATCTGCACCAGAAACCGCCCCGCCAGCGTGGCGCTCACGCTCAGCCACATCTGGCGTCAGGCGCGCCATCTCGGCACCGGCGTCGAGGTCATCCTGGTCGACGACGGCGAAATCGAAGACGCTACGGTCGAAGCCTGGGCAATGGATGCCGTCGTTGCCGGCGCCACTCTGCGATATCTGCGCAAGAGCCCCGATATGCGGGGGCTGTATGAGTCCAGAAAGCTGGCGGTCTTAGAGGCCAGCTCTGAGATCGTCCTGTTCCTTGATGACGACGTCACCATCGGACGCAACTACCTGAGCCGGGTGCTGAACACCTTCGCGGACAATCCGGATATCGCCGGTGTTGGCGGTGTCGATCAGCTGTCGTTGCCAGCTGGGCAGGGTGGGCTGGGAGAAGCCTTCGCGCGGCTTTTTCTCATGTCGTCCGGTGATCCCGGCAAATTGAGTGCAAGCGGCATGAACTACTCCCAGGCGATGTGGCGACTGCAGGCCGACGCCTTCGCCTCGGAGTTCCTTCACGGATGCAACATGGCCTTCAGGCGCTCTGCTCTGCTTCGCCTGCCTGACATGTCCTGGCTCACAGGCCACTCCCCCTGTGAAGACCTCGTCCTGTCTTATGAGGCGAGCCGATGGGGCAAGCTGGTGGTCGATCCGAACCTCCGAGTTTACCACCTCGCCATCGAAGGCGGTCGTGGCAACATGCGCGAGCGCCTGAAGGCTCGTGTCGGCAATGCCGCGAGGTTCCAGATCCATCGGAAGGGCCGTCTCGGCCTGCCGTTCATCTGGTCCGCGTGCGGCATGCTGGCAAAAGACCTCGCAAAGGCGATCAAGGATACCCGATCCCCCTTCGTGGGCATTCGTGATGTCCTGTTCGGATATGCGGGAGCGATCAGGTGA